The following are encoded in a window of Caballeronia sp. NK8 genomic DNA:
- a CDS encoding acyl-CoA dehydrogenase family protein encodes MTDTNTIGARLVSPLSAKLGFAGIIADIAATAAAREREHRLPHEEIAQLKALGFGALRLPADAGGHGASLAELFVVARDVAAADSNIAHAFRNHLWQVEAALRQRDHPFHAHVLELTGKRKTVGLSFTETDVVAAGARPGKVLTRLEWDEIRQAYVGSGDKIYATGNLYNDAFIGVAVESRAGSIVQYVLERGPGVGNNDDWQGFGQRLTGSGTAEFRAVAVPAAHVYPIDPPRSGDASPWGFTFHQVYLTNCIAGITRRVALDAVEVLRSRGRNFYHGEATHPTDEPVLQALLGRIRAYAASVEASADRAVAALQRAWDAYATADEYDTTLAATFAAAEAKVVIDDLAPQIASWLIDLGSGSVVSRVGALDRHWRNIKVIASHNPRLYKERLLGQNALTGQLPPTGAFF; translated from the coding sequence ATGACCGACACGAACACCATCGGAGCGAGGCTGGTCTCGCCGCTGTCCGCGAAGCTCGGCTTCGCCGGGATCATCGCCGATATCGCGGCCACCGCAGCGGCGCGCGAACGCGAACATCGGCTGCCACACGAAGAGATCGCGCAACTCAAGGCGCTCGGCTTCGGCGCGCTGCGTCTGCCTGCCGATGCAGGAGGACACGGCGCGTCGCTTGCCGAACTCTTCGTCGTGGCGCGCGACGTCGCGGCCGCGGATTCGAACATCGCGCATGCGTTTCGCAATCACTTGTGGCAGGTCGAAGCGGCGCTCCGGCAGCGCGATCATCCTTTCCATGCACACGTGCTCGAACTGACCGGCAAGCGGAAGACCGTGGGCTTGAGCTTCACGGAAACCGATGTCGTCGCGGCAGGCGCGCGTCCCGGCAAGGTTCTCACCCGCCTCGAATGGGACGAAATCCGGCAGGCGTATGTCGGCTCGGGCGACAAGATCTATGCGACGGGTAATCTGTATAACGATGCATTCATCGGCGTCGCGGTGGAAAGCCGCGCGGGCAGCATCGTGCAATACGTGCTGGAACGCGGACCGGGCGTCGGCAACAACGACGACTGGCAGGGCTTCGGCCAGCGCCTGACGGGTTCGGGGACCGCAGAGTTCCGCGCTGTCGCCGTACCCGCCGCGCATGTCTATCCGATCGACCCGCCGCGCTCCGGCGACGCGTCGCCGTGGGGCTTCACCTTTCACCAGGTCTATCTGACCAACTGCATCGCGGGCATTACGCGTCGCGTCGCGCTGGATGCCGTGGAAGTCCTTCGCTCACGCGGGCGGAACTTCTATCACGGCGAAGCCACGCATCCCACCGACGAGCCCGTGTTGCAGGCCTTGCTTGGGCGCATCCGCGCCTACGCGGCCAGCGTCGAAGCGAGCGCAGACCGCGCCGTCGCCGCGTTGCAGCGCGCATGGGACGCATACGCCACCGCCGACGAATACGACACCACGCTCGCCGCCACCTTCGCGGCGGCGGAGGCCAAGGTCGTGATCGACGATCTCGCGCCGCAGATCGCAAGCTGGCTGATCGATCTCGGCTCGGGCTCGGTCGTCTCGCGCGTGGGCGCGCTGGACCGGCACTGGCGCAACATCAAGGTGATCGCCTCGCATAACCCGCGGCTCTACAAGGAGCGCCTGCTCGGACAGAACGCGCTCACGGGACAGCTTCCGCCCACGGGCGCGTTCTTCTGA
- a CDS encoding ABC transporter permease subunit translates to MSDLTSSPPRYVASTPSRSGLSKAALYRWLSWVVPALVVLLWEAAARLGLIAPQVLPAPSRVVETAFDMARTGDLFVHLGVSLLRAAAGFVIGGALGLVLGILVGFSPLAQALLDRSIQMVRAVPFLAMLPLVIVWFGVGEIAKVFLVSLAVLFPIYINTMLGIRQIDPKLMELAKVVGLGWTAIVRRIILPGAMPSILTGVRYALAHAWLALVIAETLATTKGIGFLAMDAREFLNTNVILLTVIIYAIIGVAADTLVRLLEARLLSWHANYAKGAR, encoded by the coding sequence ATGTCCGATCTGACTTCCTCACCACCCCGCTATGTCGCTTCGACACCGAGCCGATCCGGTTTGTCGAAGGCCGCGCTCTATCGATGGCTGTCGTGGGTCGTTCCCGCGCTGGTCGTTCTGCTCTGGGAAGCCGCCGCGCGCCTCGGGCTGATCGCGCCGCAAGTGTTGCCCGCGCCAAGCCGTGTCGTCGAAACCGCTTTCGACATGGCCCGCACCGGCGATCTCTTCGTTCACCTCGGCGTTTCGCTGTTGCGCGCCGCGGCGGGCTTCGTGATCGGCGGCGCGCTCGGGCTCGTGCTCGGGATTCTCGTCGGCTTCTCGCCGCTCGCGCAGGCGCTGCTCGACCGCTCGATCCAGATGGTGCGCGCCGTGCCGTTTCTCGCGATGCTGCCACTCGTGATCGTGTGGTTCGGCGTGGGCGAGATCGCGAAGGTCTTTCTGGTTTCGCTCGCCGTGCTGTTTCCGATCTACATCAACACGATGCTCGGCATTCGCCAGATCGATCCGAAGCTGATGGAACTCGCCAAGGTCGTCGGGCTCGGCTGGACCGCGATCGTGCGGCGAATCATCCTGCCGGGCGCAATGCCCTCGATCCTCACGGGCGTGCGCTATGCCCTCGCCCACGCGTGGCTCGCGCTCGTCATCGCCGAAACGCTCGCGACCACCAAGGGCATCGGCTTCCTCGCGATGGACGCGCGCGAATTCCTGAACACGAATGTCATCCTGCTGACCGTGATCATCTACGCGATCATCGGCGTGGCGGCGGATACGCTGGTGCGTCTGCTCGAAGCGCGTTTGCTGTCGTGGCACGCGAACTACGCCAAAGGAGCACGCTGA
- a CDS encoding NADPH-dependent FMN reductase, whose amino-acid sequence MSRTESSRRPFVVGIGGTTRPASSTERALALALKGAQDSGARVQLFGGAFLHSLPHYAPETRELTDEQHELIEAVRAADALIIATPGYHGGISGLVKNALDTLEELRLDGRPYLDGRAVGSIVTAYGWQAAGTVLTSLRSIVHALRGWPTPFGAAVNTLETRFETTDTCSDPKVLEQLRTVGQQASSFALAFGAHRQDAWQAVDARVAVTHD is encoded by the coding sequence TTGTCCCGAACTGAATCTTCGCGCCGGCCTTTCGTGGTCGGCATTGGCGGCACGACGCGGCCCGCCTCATCGACAGAACGCGCGTTGGCGCTCGCGCTGAAAGGCGCACAGGATTCCGGCGCGCGCGTGCAGTTGTTCGGCGGCGCGTTCCTTCACAGCCTCCCGCATTACGCGCCCGAGACGCGCGAACTGACCGACGAACAGCACGAACTCATCGAAGCGGTGCGCGCGGCGGACGCGCTCATCATCGCGACGCCCGGTTATCACGGCGGCATTTCGGGGCTCGTCAAGAATGCGCTCGATACGCTCGAAGAACTGCGGCTCGACGGGCGTCCGTATCTCGATGGCCGCGCGGTCGGCAGCATCGTCACGGCTTACGGCTGGCAGGCGGCGGGCACGGTGCTGACATCGCTGCGCTCGATCGTGCACGCGTTGCGCGGCTGGCCGACGCCGTTCGGCGCCGCCGTCAACACGCTGGAGACGCGCTTCGAAACGACCGATACGTGCTCGGACCCGAAAGTCCTCGAGCAGTTGCGCACGGTCGGACAGCAGGCGTCGAGCTTCGCGCTTGCGTTCGGCGCGCATCGGCAGGACGCGTGGCAGGCGGTGGATGCGCGCGTGGCCGTGACGCACGACTGA
- a CDS encoding ABC transporter substrate-binding protein translates to MTDSSLTRRQLLRAAGGLLAGAVLPVAARAAEPRKLTRNTDVVRIGWGYGSLPDIAKQRGVFEKTLAAKGIRVEWIGPFPNHAPSIQAVVGGSADFGFWGSTTPALAAMLAGSPIVFNAFDIYSPRSTSIIVKKASGINSIADLAGRKVAVNRSGLGEFLLIAALEKHRIDRDKVQFVYLNPPDAAPAFAQGKVDAWSMWSPGVDIARFSNDAKDIFVEGRDLDFLIDYSSLVTRRKFTEENSELIRAVIDAYYVEGAWQSTHSVESEQLVQREGKYPDQVRDYLAGLRRVNQFHEADDAAFLGQFQRAADWLAERKIINSRIKVADYSIKV, encoded by the coding sequence ATGACCGATTCTTCTTTGACCCGCCGCCAACTTTTGCGCGCGGCGGGCGGCCTGTTGGCCGGCGCTGTTCTTCCCGTTGCGGCTCGCGCAGCCGAGCCGCGCAAGCTGACGCGCAACACCGATGTCGTGCGCATCGGCTGGGGTTACGGCAGTCTGCCGGATATCGCGAAGCAGCGCGGCGTATTCGAGAAAACGCTCGCCGCGAAGGGCATCAGGGTCGAATGGATCGGCCCGTTCCCGAACCACGCGCCGTCGATTCAGGCGGTGGTCGGCGGCAGCGCGGACTTCGGCTTCTGGGGGTCGACCACGCCCGCGCTGGCCGCGATGCTCGCCGGCTCGCCGATCGTCTTCAATGCGTTCGATATCTATTCGCCGCGCTCGACGTCGATCATCGTGAAGAAAGCGAGCGGCATCAATTCGATCGCGGATCTGGCGGGCCGCAAGGTCGCCGTCAATCGTTCAGGGCTGGGCGAATTCCTGCTCATCGCGGCGCTGGAGAAGCACCGCATCGATCGGGATAAGGTTCAGTTCGTCTATCTCAATCCGCCGGATGCCGCGCCCGCGTTCGCGCAGGGCAAGGTCGACGCGTGGTCGATGTGGTCGCCGGGCGTGGACATCGCGCGCTTCTCGAACGATGCGAAGGACATCTTCGTCGAAGGCCGCGACCTCGACTTCCTGATCGACTACAGCTCGCTCGTAACGCGCCGCAAGTTCACCGAAGAGAACTCCGAGCTGATCCGCGCGGTGATCGACGCGTACTACGTCGAGGGCGCGTGGCAGTCGACGCATTCCGTCGAGTCGGAGCAACTCGTGCAGCGGGAAGGCAAATATCCGGATCAGGTGCGCGATTATCTGGCGGGCCTCCGGCGCGTGAACCAGTTTCACGAAGCCGACGACGCCGCGTTTCTCGGCCAGTTCCAGCGCGCGGCCGACTGGCTCGCGGAACGCAAGATCATCAATTCGCGCATCAAGGTCGCGGACTACAGCATCAAGGTTTGA
- a CDS encoding LLM class flavin-dependent oxidoreductase — translation MPRHLHLNLFVHGRGHHEAGWRHAGATRQALTDIGYFRDLAVKAEQSLFDSIFFADVLALGDGARFVASGALEPVTTLAALSQATKRIGLIATASTTYTEPFNLARQFASLDHISGGRVGWNIVTSWSGGAGPNFGYDAQIEHAQRYARAHEFLDVVKQLWDSWADDAIIDDPTSGRFLDPARMRRIGYEGRFHRVAGPLNLPRPPQGHPVLVQAGSSEAGKAFAARHAEAVFTAHLTKESARAFYAELKAAAIAQGRSADDIVILPGLSAAIGSTDAEANALLDELDSLTDISVGLGRLSARFGGYDFSTLPLDQPLSVDDFPDPSTVQAAQSRAAVITQLVARERPTLRVLLRQLAAARGHFTLSGTPERIADVIADWVESRAADGFNLMPPVLPAQFEVFAEHVVPILQKRGLFRREYEHDTLRGHYGLARPSNPYFQR, via the coding sequence ATGCCCCGACACCTGCACCTCAATCTCTTCGTTCACGGACGCGGTCATCACGAAGCCGGATGGCGTCATGCCGGCGCGACGCGTCAGGCGCTGACCGACATCGGCTATTTCCGCGATCTCGCCGTCAAGGCCGAACAAAGCCTGTTCGATTCGATCTTCTTCGCCGATGTGCTCGCGCTCGGCGACGGCGCGCGCTTCGTCGCGTCCGGCGCGCTGGAGCCGGTTACCACGCTTGCCGCGCTCTCACAGGCGACGAAGCGCATCGGGCTCATCGCGACGGCATCGACGACCTACACGGAGCCATTCAATCTCGCGCGCCAGTTCGCCTCGCTCGATCACATCTCGGGCGGGCGCGTGGGCTGGAACATCGTGACGTCGTGGTCGGGCGGCGCGGGGCCGAACTTCGGCTACGACGCGCAGATCGAGCACGCGCAACGCTATGCGCGCGCGCACGAATTTCTCGACGTCGTGAAGCAGTTGTGGGATAGCTGGGCCGACGACGCCATCATCGACGACCCGACGAGCGGCCGCTTTCTCGATCCCGCGCGGATGCGGCGCATCGGCTACGAAGGGCGTTTTCATCGCGTGGCGGGGCCGCTCAATCTGCCGCGTCCGCCGCAGGGGCATCCGGTATTGGTGCAGGCGGGTTCGTCGGAGGCGGGCAAGGCGTTCGCCGCGCGCCATGCCGAGGCCGTGTTCACCGCGCACCTGACGAAGGAATCGGCGCGCGCTTTCTATGCGGAGCTGAAGGCCGCCGCGATCGCGCAGGGCCGTTCGGCGGACGACATCGTGATCCTGCCCGGACTGAGCGCGGCGATCGGTTCCACCGACGCCGAAGCGAACGCGTTGCTCGACGAACTCGATTCACTCACCGATATCAGCGTCGGCCTCGGACGCCTGTCGGCCCGCTTCGGCGGATACGACTTCTCGACGCTGCCGCTCGACCAGCCGTTGTCCGTCGACGACTTTCCGGACCCGTCGACGGTGCAGGCCGCGCAAAGCCGCGCGGCGGTCATCACGCAACTCGTCGCGCGCGAGCGGCCGACCCTGCGCGTCCTGCTGAGACAGCTTGCGGCGGCGCGCGGCCACTTCACGCTGAGCGGCACGCCCGAGCGCATTGCCGACGTGATCGCCGACTGGGTCGAAAGCCGCGCCGCCGACGGCTTCAATCTGATGCCGCCTGTGCTGCCCGCGCAGTTCGAGGTGTTCGCGGAACATGTCGTGCCGATCCTGCAAAAGCGTGGCCTGTTCCGGCGCGAATACGAACACGACACGTTGCGCGGTCACTACGGCCTCGCGCGCCCGTCCAATCCTTATTTCCAACGCTGA
- a CDS encoding carboxymuconolactone decarboxylase family protein yields MSSFPVHTIDSAPAQSRPALRQLQQALGLIPNVAGTMAASPVLIDAFVGVFQRVHASSLTEPQIQTLLLTNAVTNASEWPVAFHTALALKQGISPADVDAIRRGALPDDAGLAALSALAGALIGQRGRVAEPDQRRFLEAGFDAAQILEVIAVVAASTITNYASSVTRPPLEAQFEVFAWHAPAA; encoded by the coding sequence ATGTCGAGCTTTCCTGTTCATACGATCGATTCCGCGCCCGCGCAATCCCGGCCGGCGCTCCGGCAACTGCAGCAGGCATTGGGCCTGATCCCGAATGTCGCGGGCACGATGGCTGCGTCGCCGGTGCTGATCGACGCTTTCGTCGGCGTGTTCCAGCGCGTGCACGCGAGCAGCCTTACCGAGCCGCAGATTCAGACGCTCCTGCTGACCAACGCCGTCACGAACGCCAGCGAATGGCCGGTCGCGTTTCACACGGCACTTGCACTGAAACAGGGCATTTCTCCCGCCGATGTCGACGCGATCCGCCGAGGCGCGCTGCCCGACGACGCCGGACTGGCCGCGCTGTCGGCACTGGCGGGCGCGCTGATCGGGCAGCGCGGGCGCGTCGCGGAGCCGGATCAGCGGCGCTTTCTGGAAGCGGGCTTCGACGCCGCGCAAATACTCGAGGTCATCGCGGTCGTTGCCGCATCGACAATCACGAACTATGCCAGCAGCGTGACCCGGCCGCCGCTCGAAGCGCAGTTCGAAGTGTTCGCCTGGCATGCGCCGGCAGCCTGA
- a CDS encoding peroxidase-related enzyme (This protein belongs to a clade of uncharacterized proteins related to peroxidases such as the alkylhydroperoxidase AhpD.), whose product MSTLALAESLNASDDIADREPVSRFGVPEETRLPPHVAEIYAKFRRQYGFVPNWLAALAINPDTAYRLVTFYEHLFDPHRSHLTAAERELIAVVTSAANNCSYCVFNHTQVLAKVTGDTVRAQRIAQGFHHVRLTAKEAALAELAERLTRNASSVREEDLQRLRSIGFTSQAVTEVLEVSAFFNYANRLTIALNVVPDDRFFSGRDLGA is encoded by the coding sequence ATGTCTACGCTCGCCCTCGCCGAATCCCTGAACGCATCCGATGACATTGCCGACCGCGAGCCCGTTTCGCGCTTCGGCGTGCCCGAGGAAACGCGACTGCCGCCGCACGTCGCGGAGATCTATGCGAAGTTCCGCCGGCAATACGGCTTCGTGCCGAACTGGCTCGCGGCGCTCGCGATCAATCCTGATACGGCGTATCGGCTCGTCACGTTCTACGAGCATCTGTTCGATCCGCATCGCAGCCATCTGACGGCGGCGGAGCGCGAACTGATCGCGGTGGTGACGTCGGCGGCGAATAATTGCAGCTATTGCGTGTTCAATCACACGCAGGTGCTCGCGAAAGTGACCGGCGACACGGTGCGCGCGCAACGCATCGCGCAGGGCTTTCATCATGTGCGTCTGACGGCGAAGGAGGCCGCGCTCGCGGAACTGGCCGAACGCCTTACGCGCAATGCGTCGAGCGTGCGCGAGGAAGATTTACAGCGTCTGCGATCGATCGGCTTCACGTCGCAAGCCGTGACGGAAGTGCTCGAAGTCTCGGCGTTTTTCAACTACGCGAACCGCCTGACGATCGCGCTGAACGTCGTGCCCGACGATCGCTTCTTCTCCGGGCGCGATCTGGGCGCGTGA
- a CDS encoding peroxidase-related enzyme (This protein belongs to a clade of uncharacterized proteins related to peroxidases such as the alkylhydroperoxidase AhpD.), which yields MAEVLHADAQVIGRLDVPEHDALGVDIRELVDRHGNDNWIRALALNPDTARRFAQYFEGLFSATGGRLPIEERELIAVIVSRTNGCGLCTIHHAHALGAALDDRVKARRIALDYHLADLSPRQFALAQIAETITTTPREITAQDLDRLRALGLSDADILEAIETASWFNHTNRIFIATGVVPDEKYFSALA from the coding sequence ATGGCAGAAGTCCTTCACGCCGATGCGCAAGTCATCGGCCGTCTCGACGTGCCCGAACACGATGCGCTGGGCGTTGACATCCGCGAGCTCGTCGATCGTCATGGCAACGACAACTGGATTCGAGCGCTCGCGCTGAATCCGGACACGGCGCGACGCTTCGCGCAGTATTTCGAAGGGCTTTTCAGCGCGACGGGCGGCCGCCTGCCGATCGAGGAGCGCGAGCTGATCGCGGTGATCGTGTCGCGCACCAACGGCTGCGGTCTGTGCACGATCCATCACGCGCATGCGCTCGGCGCGGCGCTCGACGATCGCGTGAAGGCACGCCGCATCGCGCTAGATTATCACCTCGCGGATCTGTCGCCGCGCCAGTTCGCGCTCGCGCAGATCGCCGAAACCATCACGACGACTCCGCGCGAGATTACCGCGCAAGACCTCGACCGGCTCCGCGCGCTCGGCCTCTCCGACGCCGACATTCTCGAAGCCATCGAAACGGCGTCGTGGTTCAACCATACCAATCGCATCTTCATCGCGACCGGCGTCGTGCCGGACGAAAAATATTTTTCCGCTCTTGCGTGA
- a CDS encoding LLM class flavin-dependent oxidoreductase yields MSSKLPRFGVWALVHGSRAALQDPAEPYDASWARNKALVLEAERLGYDSVLVAQHTVNPHDPTFDQLEAWTASAALAALTSRIEIIAAIKPYLYHPVVLAKMAQQIEHISGGRFAINLVNAWNRPELERAGIGFAEHDERYAYGREWITVVDKLLRGETVNHRGDNFHIDGYRLLPADPFRARPRIYVGGESEPARALVAAHGDTWFINGQPPEDVARLIADVSARARPAGLDALRFGLSAFVIARATQAQADAHLDHLFTLAERDKPLRERQKANTDPATVMHRTFARSPRVGSNGGTAAGLVGDYDTVARRIADFHRSGIELFMLQFQPFEADMRLFAEEVAPRVRRLLSA; encoded by the coding sequence ATGTCATCCAAACTTCCACGCTTCGGCGTCTGGGCGCTCGTGCACGGCAGCCGCGCCGCCTTGCAAGATCCCGCAGAACCCTACGACGCTTCCTGGGCACGCAACAAGGCGCTCGTGCTCGAAGCCGAGCGTCTCGGCTACGACTCGGTGCTCGTCGCTCAGCACACGGTCAATCCGCACGATCCGACGTTCGATCAGCTCGAAGCGTGGACGGCTTCGGCGGCGCTCGCGGCGCTCACGTCGCGCATCGAGATCATCGCGGCGATCAAGCCTTATCTCTATCACCCGGTCGTGCTCGCGAAGATGGCGCAGCAGATCGAGCACATCAGCGGCGGGCGCTTCGCGATCAATCTCGTGAACGCGTGGAATCGTCCGGAGCTGGAACGCGCCGGCATCGGCTTCGCGGAACACGACGAGCGCTATGCCTACGGCCGCGAATGGATCACGGTCGTCGACAAACTGCTGCGCGGCGAGACCGTGAATCATCGCGGCGACAATTTCCATATTGACGGCTATCGGCTGCTGCCGGCCGATCCGTTTCGCGCGCGTCCGCGTATTTACGTGGGCGGCGAGTCGGAGCCGGCGCGCGCGCTGGTGGCCGCGCACGGCGACACCTGGTTCATCAACGGCCAGCCGCCCGAGGACGTCGCACGCCTGATCGCCGATGTTTCCGCGCGTGCGCGCCCGGCTGGACTCGATGCGTTGCGCTTCGGCCTGTCGGCGTTCGTCATCGCGCGCGCGACGCAGGCGCAGGCCGACGCGCATCTCGATCACCTGTTCACGCTGGCCGAGCGGGACAAGCCGCTGCGCGAACGGCAAAAGGCCAATACCGATCCCGCCACGGTGATGCACCGGACCTTCGCGCGGTCGCCGCGCGTCGGGTCGAATGGCGGCACGGCGGCGGGACTCGTCGGCGACTACGATACGGTCGCGCGGCGCATCGCGGATTTTCATCGCTCGGGCATCGAACTCTTCATGCTGCAGTTTCAGCCGTTCGAAGCCGACATGCGCCTCTTCGCGGAAGAGGTCGCGCCGCGCGTGCGCCGTCTGCTGTCTGCTTGA
- a CDS encoding ABC transporter ATP-binding protein, producing the protein MDQSITVSRDSNAHVRNDEPPLAVSVRGLKRRYGSRVVIDALDLDIRQGEFVALLGESGCGKTTLLRALAGLDQPDAGTIRAPERPSVVFQEHRLLPWAALWANVALGHESTIGRAGAIRALAEVGLAGREDDWPRNLSGGQSQRVALARALVRDPALLLLDEPFAALDALTRIKMHGLVKELVALHQPGVLIVTHDVDEALTLADRILVMRAGHIAASFQPKDHTPQTLRPILLEALGVQNKTTRTMTA; encoded by the coding sequence ATGGATCAGAGCATCACCGTGTCGCGCGATTCGAACGCACATGTCCGCAACGACGAACCGCCGCTCGCCGTATCCGTGCGCGGTCTCAAACGGCGTTACGGCAGCCGCGTCGTCATCGATGCGCTGGACCTCGATATCCGCCAGGGCGAATTCGTCGCGCTGCTCGGCGAAAGCGGCTGCGGCAAGACCACGCTGCTGCGCGCGCTGGCCGGGCTCGATCAGCCGGACGCCGGCACGATCCGCGCGCCCGAGCGCCCGTCCGTCGTGTTCCAGGAGCATCGGCTGCTGCCGTGGGCGGCGTTATGGGCCAACGTCGCGCTCGGCCATGAATCGACGATCGGCCGTGCGGGCGCGATACGCGCATTGGCCGAAGTCGGACTCGCCGGACGCGAAGACGACTGGCCGCGCAATCTCTCAGGCGGTCAGTCGCAGCGCGTGGCGCTGGCGCGCGCGCTCGTGCGCGATCCCGCGTTGCTGCTGCTCGACGAACCGTTCGCGGCGCTCGACGCGCTCACCCGCATCAAGATGCACGGGCTCGTCAAGGAACTCGTCGCGCTGCACCAGCCGGGCGTGCTGATCGTGACGCATGACGTCGATGAAGCGCTCACGCTCGCCGACAGGATTCTCGTCATGCGCGCCGGACACATCGCCGCTTCCTTCCAACCGAAAGACCACACGCCGCAGACACTGCGGCCCATTCTGCTCGAAGCACTGGGCGTACAGAACAAAACGACAAGGACCATGACCGCATGA
- a CDS encoding aliphatic sulfonate ABC transporter substrate-binding protein, whose product MLKPLAIVAGCLALASAAFADEGYPEQVRIGIQKGDGLVALRASGRLEKALAAHHVKVSWHEFVYGAPLVEAINAGDIDLGTVGSTPPIMAQAGAAPSVVYVASAPKLSASYGIVVPKDSPVRDIRDLRGRKIAFAKGSQGHLFVLKAMQDAGMNPDDAQFTYLSYGDARSAFERGFVDAWAVPDPRYADTELTTGARTILTIGKLSVPQYGFYISTRSFAQRYPAALRLIFDELAAQNADSLAHPEDTARFLASNTGVPLNVWSRAIARLEWGVSYPIPDEVIRAQQDSADLAWRDKVIPRHIDVRDAVVQIR is encoded by the coding sequence GTGTTGAAACCGCTGGCGATCGTCGCCGGCTGCCTTGCGCTGGCTTCGGCCGCATTTGCCGACGAAGGCTATCCGGAGCAGGTGCGTATCGGCATCCAGAAGGGCGACGGGCTCGTCGCGTTGCGCGCTTCGGGCCGGCTGGAAAAAGCGCTCGCCGCGCATCACGTAAAGGTCTCGTGGCACGAGTTCGTGTATGGCGCGCCGCTCGTCGAAGCGATCAATGCGGGCGACATCGATCTCGGCACCGTCGGCTCGACGCCGCCGATCATGGCGCAGGCGGGCGCGGCGCCGTCGGTGGTGTACGTGGCGTCCGCGCCGAAGCTCAGCGCGAGCTATGGCATCGTCGTGCCGAAGGATTCGCCGGTCAGGGACATACGCGATCTCAGGGGCAGGAAGATCGCGTTCGCGAAGGGCTCGCAAGGGCATCTCTTCGTGCTGAAGGCGATGCAGGACGCGGGCATGAATCCCGATGACGCGCAGTTCACCTACCTGTCCTATGGCGATGCGCGTTCGGCGTTCGAGCGCGGTTTCGTCGATGCGTGGGCGGTGCCCGATCCGCGTTACGCCGACACCGAGTTGACCACCGGCGCGCGCACGATTCTCACCATCGGCAAACTGTCGGTGCCGCAGTACGGGTTCTATATTTCGACGCGTAGCTTCGCGCAACGATACCCCGCCGCGTTGCGTTTGATCTTCGACGAACTCGCCGCGCAGAACGCCGACAGTCTCGCGCATCCCGAAGACACCGCGCGCTTTCTCGCCAGCAACACTGGCGTGCCGCTGAACGTCTGGAGCCGCGCGATTGCGCGGCTCGAATGGGGCGTGAGCTATCCGATTCCCGATGAGGTCATCAGGGCGCAACAGGACTCCGCCGATCTCGCCTGGCGCGACAAGGTGATTCCGCGCCATATCGATGTGCGTGATGCGGTGGTGCAGATCAGGTGA